A window of the Candidatus Planktophila sp. genome harbors these coding sequences:
- the gmk gene encoding guanylate kinase: MGAPPQLSPEARMAALAKATQYRKRRAEIKAKIKRGEFSIDTVLEIAANEDAVAKMRVRELLEALTGVGKVRASALMQRLNISPNRRIAGLGRHQIKELRAEFMKTSHAAKAGKLLVLSGPGGVGKSTVATRLRKSGDFWVSISATTRTPRTNEHDGVDYYFISDEEFSRRVRNDEFLEWAEFAGNRYGTPSAAVKEALLAGRNVLLEIEIEGAKQVKSHVNQAILVFLEPPTWEELVSRLEGRGTDTPARRAERLQIAQDELAAASFFDVVIVNDAVERVVEELIALTS; encoded by the coding sequence ATGGGCGCACCTCCACAACTCTCTCCCGAGGCACGCATGGCCGCCCTTGCTAAAGCTACGCAGTATCGCAAACGCCGTGCTGAAATAAAGGCGAAAATTAAACGTGGTGAGTTCTCAATTGACACTGTTCTAGAGATTGCAGCTAATGAAGATGCAGTTGCCAAGATGCGTGTTCGAGAGCTATTAGAGGCGTTGACCGGGGTCGGTAAAGTTCGTGCCAGCGCTTTGATGCAGCGCTTAAATATTTCGCCCAATCGCAGGATCGCAGGTCTTGGTCGCCATCAAATTAAAGAGCTGAGAGCTGAGTTTATGAAAACTTCGCATGCGGCTAAAGCTGGCAAACTCCTCGTCTTGTCTGGACCAGGGGGAGTCGGTAAGAGCACAGTGGCTACACGTTTGCGAAAATCCGGAGATTTTTGGGTTAGCATCTCAGCGACTACTCGTACACCTCGCACGAATGAACATGATGGCGTTGATTACTACTTTATCTCCGACGAAGAGTTTTCTCGAAGGGTTAGAAACGATGAGTTTCTGGAGTGGGCAGAGTTTGCTGGAAACAGATATGGAACTCCCAGCGCCGCCGTTAAAGAGGCGTTGTTGGCTGGGCGCAATGTTTTATTAGAGATTGAGATTGAGGGAGCCAAGCAGGTAAAGTCCCACGTCAATCAGGCGATTCTCGTTTTTCTTGAGCCACCTACGTGGGAAGAGTTGGTCTCTCGACTAGAGGGTCGTGGAACCGATACACCGGCCCGTCGTGCGGAGCGTTTACAGATCGCTCAGGACGAGCTTGCCGCAGCCTCATTTTTCGATGTAGTGATCGTTAACGACGCAGTCGAGCGGGTTGTGGAGGAACTGATAGCATTGACCTCTTGA
- the rpoZ gene encoding DNA-directed RNA polymerase subunit omega, producing the protein MDGITNPPIDELLEKSGSKYSLVLYAAKRARQINAYYSQLGEGLLEYVGPLVETHVHEKPLSIALREINEGLLAIENLEPTA; encoded by the coding sequence ATGGATGGCATTACAAATCCACCAATTGATGAGTTACTAGAGAAGAGCGGTTCTAAGTACAGCCTCGTTCTCTATGCGGCAAAGCGTGCACGTCAGATTAACGCCTATTACTCGCAGCTTGGTGAGGGTCTTCTTGAGTATGTCGGGCCACTTGTAGAGACGCATGTACACGAGAAGCCACTGTCTATCGCCCTTCGCGAGATAAACGAAGGCTTATTGGCGATCGAAAATTTAGAACCAACCGCTTAA
- the coaBC gene encoding bifunctional phosphopantothenoylcysteine decarboxylase/phosphopantothenate--cysteine ligase CoaBC, which translates to MSGASRELVLGVGAGIAAYKSCDLLRRLQDRGYSVTVVPTPSSLNFVGSATWAALSGRPVSTQVWENVHEVSHISIARAADFFLIAPATADLIARIAWGRADDLLTTLVLAAQVPILIVPAMHPSMWTAPATVANVALLRARGFTVMEPDIGRLTGSDIGQGRFPESTAIIEVFDTLTGYTQDLLGKRVLVTGGGTREAIDPVRFIGNRSSGKQALAVAKAAVMRGAHVQLIAANTDTSDLSGVEVTHVESAEEMGQALSLQFPTCDILVMAAAVADAKPLHMRSEKIKKDQLEIIELEPTPDLLTSLSAIRTNQVMVGFAAETSELIASASTKLTTKGLDIIYVNDVSGGAIFGKDTTQGMIISRTGAHIALKEVSKDALANLLLDHAIRQLG; encoded by the coding sequence ATGTCAGGCGCATCCCGTGAATTAGTTCTCGGTGTCGGCGCAGGAATAGCTGCATATAAATCCTGCGATCTCCTTCGTCGCCTGCAAGATCGTGGTTATTCAGTAACGGTCGTACCTACACCATCCTCTTTAAACTTTGTCGGCTCAGCAACATGGGCTGCGCTCTCTGGTCGTCCCGTCTCAACGCAGGTATGGGAGAACGTTCATGAGGTTTCCCATATCTCTATCGCCCGAGCGGCAGATTTTTTTCTTATCGCCCCAGCTACCGCTGATTTAATTGCTCGCATTGCATGGGGACGCGCCGATGATCTTTTGACCACTCTTGTATTGGCTGCGCAGGTTCCGATTCTGATAGTTCCTGCGATGCATCCATCGATGTGGACGGCTCCAGCCACCGTGGCTAATGTCGCTCTTCTTCGAGCGCGCGGCTTCACCGTCATGGAGCCAGATATCGGACGGTTAACTGGCAGTGATATCGGTCAAGGAAGGTTTCCGGAAAGTACCGCGATTATTGAGGTTTTCGATACATTAACTGGATATACACAAGATTTACTGGGAAAGCGTGTTTTAGTAACCGGTGGCGGTACGCGGGAGGCGATCGACCCCGTTCGATTTATCGGTAATCGCTCATCTGGAAAGCAAGCGTTAGCAGTTGCTAAAGCGGCAGTCATGCGAGGCGCTCATGTTCAACTCATTGCAGCAAATACCGATACATCGGATTTATCAGGTGTTGAAGTGACTCACGTTGAAAGCGCGGAAGAGATGGGCCAAGCGTTGTCGCTTCAATTTCCAACATGCGACATTCTCGTGATGGCCGCGGCAGTTGCAGATGCGAAACCACTGCACATGCGCTCTGAAAAAATTAAGAAGGATCAGTTGGAGATTATTGAACTTGAACCGACGCCTGATTTATTAACTAGCTTATCGGCCATCAGAACGAATCAAGTTATGGTTGGTTTTGCCGCTGAAACGAGTGAGCTCATTGCATCGGCTTCGACTAAGTTAACGACCAAGGGCCTTGATATTATTTATGTAAATGATGTTAGCGGTGGGGCTATTTTTGGAAAAGATACGACGCAGGGTATGATTATTTCGCGCACCGGTGCGCACATAGCGCTCAAGGAAGTCTCCAAAGACGCTCTAGCAAATCTTCTCCTTGATCACGCCATCCGGCAGTTAGGTTAA
- the metK gene encoding methionine adenosyltransferase has product MSKRLFTSESVTEGHPDKIADAISDAVLDSLLSQDSKSRVAVETLITTGQVHVAGEVTTNGYADVNTIVRDTVLNIGYDSSDKGFDGNSCGVSISIGQQSQDIAQGVNDAYEHRVAAGADPLDLQGAGDQGLMFGYACDDTKELMPLPIWLAHALAQQLSKVRKSGELAYLRPDGKTQVTIEYDGDRAVGLDTVVISSQHSGDVDVVKTLTPEVIEHVIKPILATIELPQKDVKILINPTGRFVIGGPMGDAGLTGRKIIVDTYGGMARHGGGAFSGKDPSKVDRSAAYAMRWVAKNVVAAGLARRCEVQVAYAIGKAQPVGLFVETFGTESVPVSSIQDAVLSVFDLRPAAIIRDLELLRPIYALTSAYGHFGRELPEFSWERTDRVSALQSAIK; this is encoded by the coding sequence ATGTCAAAGCGCCTCTTTACCTCAGAATCAGTAACCGAAGGGCATCCAGATAAAATTGCCGATGCTATCTCGGATGCAGTTCTTGACTCACTTCTCTCGCAGGATAGTAAGAGCCGTGTTGCCGTTGAAACGCTTATTACCACGGGCCAAGTTCATGTAGCTGGTGAGGTCACAACAAATGGCTATGCCGATGTTAATACGATTGTTCGAGATACCGTTCTCAATATTGGGTATGACTCCTCGGACAAGGGTTTTGATGGAAATAGTTGCGGTGTTTCAATTTCCATTGGGCAACAGTCACAAGACATTGCGCAGGGAGTAAACGATGCTTATGAGCACCGAGTCGCAGCAGGTGCAGATCCCTTAGATTTACAGGGCGCTGGTGATCAAGGTTTAATGTTTGGCTATGCATGTGATGACACAAAAGAATTAATGCCTCTACCAATTTGGTTAGCGCATGCTCTTGCCCAGCAACTCTCTAAAGTTCGCAAATCCGGAGAACTTGCATACCTTCGCCCAGATGGAAAGACACAAGTCACTATTGAGTATGATGGCGATCGCGCAGTCGGACTTGATACCGTGGTTATCTCAAGTCAACATTCCGGCGATGTCGATGTTGTTAAAACTCTGACGCCAGAGGTTATTGAACATGTAATTAAGCCAATTCTGGCAACAATCGAACTACCTCAAAAAGATGTGAAGATACTGATTAATCCGACTGGTCGTTTTGTAATAGGTGGACCAATGGGGGATGCTGGTTTAACTGGTCGAAAAATTATTGTAGATACCTACGGCGGTATGGCTCGACATGGCGGCGGAGCTTTTAGCGGAAAGGATCCATCGAAAGTAGATCGTTCGGCGGCGTATGCGATGCGTTGGGTCGCAAAGAACGTAGTTGCCGCAGGACTTGCACGTCGATGCGAAGTTCAGGTGGCATATGCGATTGGAAAAGCGCAACCCGTTGGTCTATTTGTTGAAACTTTTGGAACAGAAAGTGTGCCAGTTTCCTCTATTCAAGATGCGGTACTGTCAGTTTTTGATCTTCGCCCTGCTGCCATTATTCGCGATCTCGAATTACTTCGACCAATTTATGCTCTGACTAGCGCTTATGGCCACTTTGGTCGTGAACTTCCAGAGTTTTCTTGGGAGCGAACCGATCGTGTTAGTGCACTTC